The genomic segment GGGTTCGTCATCCGCAACTTGATTGCAAATGACGTTGATCTTGGTCAAGGCGACCATCTCGTCAGTGAAGCGTTTTATTTATCCGATCCGGACGGGAACGGGATTGAGATTTATGCCGATCGTCCGCGGGAGACGTGGTCCTATGAGGCGAACGGGGACGTCAAGATGACGACAGACTCCGTCGATTGGCAAAGCATGCTCATTGAAGCAGGCGAAGAAGACTGGCACGGGATGCCGGCAGATACGGTCATGGGACACGTGCATTTCCATGTCAAATCACTTGAAGCCGGGCGGAAGTTTTATGTCGAGACGCTTGGTTTTGAAGTAGCAGCGGATGCGTCACGGATGAAAGCCTTGTTCGTTGCAGCTAACGGTTATCACCACCATATCGGAATGAACCTCTGGGCAGGACCGGACGCACCAAAGACACCGGCTGATGCCGTCGGACTAAGTTATTGGACATTGGTCTACCCGGACAAATCCGTGTTAGAAGAAGCAGTTGCGGCAATCGATGCTTCGCTCTACCAAGTAGAGCTGACGGAAGACGCGGTGTACATCACGGATGATGCCGGCATTACGGCACGACTGGTTACGAAATAATGAAAAATGGACCTTCTCATTGGAGAGGGTCCATTTTGTCAGTTAATTTTGTCCGGATAAAGCAGACGGGGCATTGCCATCATAACGACTGACAAGTTCATATGGTCGGACGGTATAGAGGGCATGCGGCAAATAAACGGGATTCATCGCATCGAGGGCGCGGATTTGGAAATGCTCCCGTTTGATATAGGTGTCGACATTCTCACGCGTGACTGGGAAGAAGCCGACGTCCGTCGTCTCGCCTTCTTGTGCTTGTAATTCACCGCTGACGTACGTCCCGCGGAAGGCGACGCAGATGATATGACTTGATATAT from the Exiguobacterium oxidotolerans JCM 12280 genome contains:
- a CDS encoding VOC family protein, which codes for MTIHSEITLGPVSLRITDLEQSISFYRDLLGLTVLEQTGNTATLGAKTTPLVLLEERVDARRLPPNSVAGLYHFAILLPSRKELGFVIRNLIANDVDLGQGDHLVSEAFYLSDPDGNGIEIYADRPRETWSYEANGDVKMTTDSVDWQSMLIEAGEEDWHGMPADTVMGHVHFHVKSLEAGRKFYVETLGFEVAADASRMKALFVAANGYHHHIGMNLWAGPDAPKTPADAVGLSYWTLVYPDKSVLEEAVAAIDASLYQVELTEDAVYITDDAGITARLVTK